In Xenopus laevis strain J_2021 chromosome 2S, Xenopus_laevis_v10.1, whole genome shotgun sequence, a genomic segment contains:
- the ndc80.S gene encoding kinetochore protein NDC80 homolog, translated as MRRSSVTNRQSLLPLRVQDANRMGLTTPQNKDRQGFGKLSMSKPHSGTSEKKTSFFGKRASNGTARTSQYGAFGGTEKIKDPRPLHDKAFIQQCIRQLCEFLNENGYSQALTVKSLQGPSTKDFLKIFAFIYTFICPNYENPESKFEEEIPRIFKELGYPFALSKSSMYTVGAPHTWPQIVAALVWLIDCVKLCCVLRSENPVFEDPPMGEQSENGIDFNQLFLDYTVRCYDQFMEGRDTFEEYDTDVCIRLKEAYHVDESNLEALQQESRRLMEEIERLEKEKENEPDRLASMRKLKASLQADIQKYQNYLTEIESHSTLLDQRVSSISEELEATELESRAIQQENLRLKNILDNQKYSVADIERIKYEETELQQTIAKLTKDLDEDKQQLWHEELKYAKMKESVETQLSEFHKIGRKVRLIPPTAEFANGYDFQIQCNLDSEQSSLMHYRNKINVPLVEILSQSEGHIASSTNKKMGVEDMVEQLNTLIGEKKNEVKVQKDEAQKLEEIYQQKVEESEEHEKRWISEIESLEKHRQLLESGVNKSLDEAMKDLQKEQQELQLVEHRTEEEMRQVENKLVRVVHAVANHVAVIEKHLEEKRLKVEREYEEFMKEDLLLDLRELLEKYKEKARVLDSL; from the exons ATGAGGAGGAGCTCTGTCACCAACAGGCAGTCCCTTCTGCCCTTACGGGTACAAGATGCCAACCGCATGGGTCTCACCACTCCGCAGAA CAAAGACAGACAGGGCTTTGGGAAGCTGAGCATGAGCAAGCCCCACTCCGGCACATCTGAGAAGAAGACCAGCTTTTTCGGGAAGAG AGCGAGTAACGGGACAGCCCGGACAAGTCAATACGGAGCCTTTGGCGGCACTGAGAAAATAAAGGACCCCCGGCCTCTCCATGACAAGGCATTTATACAGCAGTGCATACGGCAGCTCTGCGAG TTCCTGAATGAGAATGGCTACTCCCAGGCTCTCACGGTCAAGTCCCTGCAGGGCCCATCTACAAAGGATTTCCTCAAGATCTTTGCCTTCATCTACACATTTATATGTCCCAATTATGAGAACCCCGAGTCCAAGTTTGAAGAGGAGATTCCCAGGATATTTAAAGAACTCGG GTATCCCTTTGCTTTGTCGAAAAGCTCCATGTACACAGTTGGTGCCCCCCACACGTGGCCCCAGATTGTGGCAGCTCTCGTCTGGTTAATCGACTGTGTCAAG CTGTGCTGTGTGCTGAGGAGCGAGAATCCTGTGTTTGAAGACCCTCCGATGGGGGAGCAAAGCGAGAATGGAATTGACTTCAACCAG CTGTTCCTGGACTACACCGTGCGCTGCTATGATCAGTTCATGGAAGGACGTGACACATTTGAAGAGTATGACACAGACGTGTGCATCAGGCTCA AGGAAGCCTATCATGTGGATGAATCCAACTTGGAAGCCCTGCAACAGGAATCCAGGAGACTGATGGAAGAAATAGAGCGACtggaaaaggaaaaagagaacgAGCCC GACCGTCTGGCCTCCATGAGAAAGCTAAAGGCTTCCCTGCAAGCCGATATCCAGAAATACCAGAACTACCTGACTGAGATCGAGTCCCATTCCACCCTGCTGGACCAGAGAGTGAGCAGCATTAGCGAGGAGCTGGAAGCCACAG AACTCGAGAGCAGAGCCATTCAACAGGAGAACCTACGCCTGAAGAACATCCTGGACAACCAGAAGTACTCTGTGGCTGATATAGAGAGGATAAAATACGAGGAAACCGAACTGCAGCAAACGATCGCCAAACTGACCAAGGACCTGGATGAGGACAAACAGCAGCTGTGGCACGAGGAACTGAAATACGCCAAGATGAAGGAGTCG GTGGAGACACAACTGTCGGAATTCCACAAGATTGGCAGGAAAGTGCGTCTGATCCCTCCTACGGCCGAGTTTGCCAATGGCTACGACTTTCAGATCCAGTGCAACTTGGACAGTGAGCAGAGCAGCTTAATGCACTACCGGAACAAGATCAAT GTGCCGCTTGTGGAAATCCTGTCGCAGTCAGAGGGCCATATTGCCAGCTCCACCAATAAGAAGATGGGGGTTGAGGACATGGTAGAGCAG CTGAACACCCTGATCGGTGAGAAAAAGAACGAGGTGAAGGTGCAAAAAGACGAAGCTCAGAAGTTGGAGGAGATTTATCAGCAGAAAGTAGAG GAGTCCGAGGAGCATGAGAAAAGATGGATCTCTGAGATTGAGTCACTGGAGAAACACAGGCAGCTGCTCGAGTCTGGAGTCAACAAAAGTCTGGATGAAGCCATGAAGGATCTTCAAAAAGAGCAGCAGGA GCTGCAGCTGGTAGAGCATCGGACCGAAGAAGAGATGAGACAAGTCGAGAACAAGCTGGTCCGTGTGGTGCATGCAGTGGCCAACCATGTTGCAGTGATAGAG AAACACCTAGAGGAGAAGCGGCTGAAGGTGGAGCGGGAGTACGAGGAGTTCATGAAGGAGGACCTGCTGCTGGATCTTCGGGAGCTGCTGGAGAAGTACAAGGAGAAGGCGCGAGTTTTGGACTCCCTATAA